TGTGTACCTGAAGGACGCGAAGAAGCTCCTTGTGCGAGTGGAAAAGATTGAGATAAAGGAAGGCGCGGACGGCTTAAGCCTCGTTGCCGAGCTCTCGGGAGAAGAGCTTGACCCGGCCAAACACCCGCTCGGCGCTGACGTGAAGGCAGTGACCCTGCACATGTTCAGCCTGGAGAGGGCCGATAGCGGGTGGAAGGCGGTTGCCGTGCTGGATATATAGCAGGGTACTGAATCACTCAAGGCACGTTCAGACTGCTCAAAAAGCTCAAGATGCGAGGAGTCGAAAATGAGGAATGAGGCGTACTTTCATTGTACGCCGGAATGTCCAATTTTGAAGACGACAACGCAGATTGGGCTTTTTCAGCAGCCTGCGCTCAGAAGTCCTCCTCCAAAAAGAACTCTTCCGTATTCTTCTCTTTCCGGAGCGCGAGCGGGGTCTGGCAGTAGGGGCAATAGACGCTCTCCCCGATCTTTTCATCCCCGGCCATCGGTACTTCCACATCGCACATCGGGCAGGTGAGATAATTACAGGAACCTTTCTGCGGCATAGGTCGCCCTCCCTAGAAGGATGTTGAAAAAGTCCTTCCTGGACTTTTTCAAACACGGCTTGGCGGAATGAATCCGCCCAAGCCTCACAAATTGCTCGACTTTCAAGTCTTCGCAATTGGCAATCCATCCATGGATTGCCTAGCATGGTGTTTTTCAACACCCTGCTATGAATTCCGGCCATATCATCTCATACCCGGGCCTCGGTTTCAAGGGGGCTGGAACCTCGCCATAGCCGGAGAAAAAAACGCCCATAGCGCGTTTCACCCAGTCCCTGCGCGGGTTTTCCCACTTGACGGAGCTCACTAAAAGACGGAAAATTAGGTATGCGCGAGGAGAGAAGGAAACTGTACCTCTCGGTTGGGGAAGTAGTCGTCCACCTGAGGCACCCGGAGTGGGGCCATGGACGGGTGGTCGAGGAGATGAACTCCACCATTCCCGGCGGCATATCCTTCATCAGGATAGAATTCAG
This sequence is a window from Deltaproteobacteria bacterium. Protein-coding genes within it:
- a CDS encoding archease; amino-acid sequence: MPYRYLDEIATADVAFEATGGSLEEVFTSAAEATVNVMVDEPERIERKKRVSVRLENPDRDMLLYDFLNELVYLKDAKKLLVRVEKIEIKEGADGLSLVAELSGEELDPAKHPLGADVKAVTLHMFSLERADSGWKAVAVLDI
- a CDS encoding DUF3553 domain-containing protein, with translation MREERRKLYLSVGEVVVHLRHPEWGHGRVVEEMNSTIPGGISFIRIEFRYAGRRTFDNNIESLQCCYHAGVRRVG